One stretch of Pigmentiphaga aceris DNA includes these proteins:
- a CDS encoding YhbY family RNA-binding protein, translating into MPVLDITSQTRSALRAAAHPLKPIVLMGDKGLSDAVLQEIDRSLSAHGLIKVRASAKDRAERDELLNAICEAVSCAPVHHLGKIFILFRPTEADPQGKDLLAGRPAVPDPDFKGARNPNEAHVPKKLAAVGKPAPERVKRSERVERPAGPVTARERYLGDSGKRTRPSTGETGSRRGEARKLADRFSTTRSPAERRAAEARSAERSERGGERGNEGGAAPARTPRRSALSLRAGARDAPRVRASGAPRSTASPRKTRSTKK; encoded by the coding sequence ATGCCTGTTCTTGACATTACCTCCCAAACCCGTAGCGCCCTGCGCGCTGCCGCCCATCCGCTCAAGCCTATCGTCCTCATGGGCGACAAGGGGCTGTCCGACGCGGTCCTGCAAGAAATCGACCGCAGCCTGTCAGCCCACGGCCTGATCAAAGTGCGCGCGTCAGCCAAGGATCGCGCCGAGCGAGACGAACTGCTGAACGCCATCTGCGAAGCGGTTTCCTGCGCCCCGGTCCATCATCTGGGCAAGATTTTCATCTTGTTCCGACCGACCGAAGCCGATCCCCAGGGCAAGGATTTGCTCGCCGGACGTCCGGCTGTGCCCGATCCCGACTTCAAGGGTGCCCGCAACCCCAACGAAGCCCACGTGCCCAAGAAGCTCGCCGCTGTTGGCAAGCCGGCTCCCGAGCGCGTCAAGCGCAGCGAACGCGTCGAGCGCCCTGCCGGCCCGGTCACTGCCCGCGAACGCTACCTTGGCGACTCCGGCAAGCGTACACGTCCGTCAACCGGTGAAACCGGTTCGCGCCGTGGCGAAGCCCGCAAACTGGCCGATCGCTTCAGCACCACCCGCAGCCCGGCCGAACGCCGTGCCGCCGAAGCCCGCAGCGCCGAACGCAGCGAGCGTGGCGGTGAACGCGGCAACGAAGGCGGCGCAGCACCGGCACGTACCCCGCGTCGCAGCGCCCTGTCGCTGCGTGCTGGTGCCCGTGATGCACCGCGAGTTCGTGCGTCGGGTGCTCCCCGCAGCACGGCATCGCCGCGCAAGACTCGCTCGACCAAGAAGTAA
- a CDS encoding four-carbon acid sugar kinase family protein: MTSTATPADAASTQRGVRFAYYGDDFTGSTDTLSSVVQGGWRAALFMKVPDAAQLAAFGELDCVGVAGTARAMSPAEMDAALPDIFRGLAATGADVVHYKTCSTFDSAPHIGSIGHAVQLAQSVLGSQPAMIVGGQPNLGRYCAFGNLFARAGQQGAVYRLDRHPTMSRHPVTPMDEADLARHLAKQGLARIAGVDVVALSAADTNARVDAALADAPDALLFDVLEPSHLVAVGRQLWRQAEKRGPLLTVGPTGAAQALLAALPASGQGGVSGELSTGAKKEATSQGSANISAGGTAQAATAHAVSQTLIVAGSRSPVTAAQIRHAEQAGFVSIELDPVLLADSQSSLVPLIEQVLDALRSGRSVVAHTTFADDSHGRTAGFTRALAVGSGRLVREVLAVHPLARVGLAGGDTSSLAVESWGITALTLAYILAPGVGVCRVHAAGHPLDGIELMLKGGQMGPPDVFEALLAGT; encoded by the coding sequence ATGACATCTACTGCCACCCCCGCCGACGCCGCCTCCACGCAACGCGGCGTTCGCTTCGCCTATTACGGTGACGACTTCACCGGATCGACCGACACCTTGTCGTCCGTGGTTCAGGGTGGCTGGCGTGCCGCCTTGTTCATGAAGGTGCCTGATGCAGCACAACTGGCGGCCTTCGGCGAACTTGACTGCGTCGGCGTCGCCGGCACGGCACGCGCGATGTCACCGGCCGAGATGGACGCCGCGCTGCCCGATATCTTTCGCGGGCTTGCGGCCACCGGGGCCGATGTCGTGCATTACAAGACCTGCTCCACGTTCGACAGCGCGCCGCATATCGGCAGCATCGGTCATGCGGTGCAGCTGGCGCAGTCGGTTCTTGGTTCCCAGCCGGCAATGATCGTGGGCGGACAGCCGAACCTGGGGCGCTACTGCGCCTTTGGCAATCTGTTCGCCCGTGCGGGTCAGCAGGGCGCGGTGTATCGGCTGGATCGTCATCCGACCATGAGCAGGCACCCGGTCACACCGATGGACGAGGCAGACCTTGCCCGTCACTTGGCAAAACAGGGACTGGCCAGGATTGCCGGCGTAGATGTCGTGGCGCTGAGCGCAGCAGATACCAACGCCCGTGTCGATGCGGCATTGGCCGACGCACCGGATGCCCTGCTGTTCGACGTGCTGGAGCCGTCGCACCTGGTGGCGGTGGGTCGCCAACTGTGGCGGCAGGCAGAGAAGCGAGGCCCACTGTTGACGGTGGGGCCAACTGGCGCTGCGCAGGCGTTGTTGGCAGCGTTGCCAGCAAGCGGGCAGGGCGGTGTGTCTGGGGAGTTGTCGACCGGGGCAAAGAAAGAGGCAACATCGCAAGGTTCAGCGAACATCTCGGCGGGGGGTACGGCCCAGGCCGCAACCGCGCACGCAGTTTCCCAGACCTTGATCGTCGCCGGCAGCCGTTCCCCGGTGACGGCTGCGCAGATCCGGCATGCTGAACAGGCTGGGTTCGTTTCCATCGAGCTTGACCCGGTGCTGCTGGCCGACTCCCAGTCGTCGTTGGTGCCCTTGATCGAACAGGTGCTGGATGCGCTTCGTTCAGGGCGTAGTGTGGTGGCACATACGACTTTTGCCGACGACAGCCATGGCCGTACGGCAGGATTCACGCGGGCGCTGGCCGTCGGTAGCGGCAGGCTGGTGCGCGAGGTGCTTGCCGTGCATCCGCTGGCTCGCGTCGGTCTGGCTGGCGGCGACACGTCCAGTCTGGCGGTCGAATCCTGGGGAATCACGGCGTTGACGCTGGCCTACATCCTGGCACCGGGTGTCGGGGTATGCCGCGTCCACGCCGCGGGTCACCCGCTGGATGGGATCGAGTTGATGTTGAAAGGCGGTCAAATGGGACCACCTGATGTTTTCGAGGCACTACTGGCGGGTACCTGA
- a CDS encoding ribulose-bisphosphate carboxylase large subunit family protein — protein sequence MSDSSRASRPEFEATYLIETPFPLAQAADVLAGEQSSGTFVRVAGETDDLRQRTRAEVVKIEELPSFDTPSLPNAFLDRRQKGGPYKRAHITVRFPEENIGNNLPTLAATVTGNIYDLGEMTGVKLLSLKLSPSYVKQFDAPRQGVAGTRRLVGRDSGPILGTIIKPNVGLSPADTARTVAQLCEAGVDFIKDDECMANPPHSPLAERVRAVMRVINDHAQRTGRKVMYAFNISDELDAMRRHAALVEAEGGTCVMASVNWCGYSAMQSLRRSTSLAIHGHRNGLAMMTRHPSLGIAFQPYQVMWRLAGVDQLHVNGLAGKFYEHDDSVAASARDCLTPLGGYDAVMPVFSSGQWAGTVPPTFAAVGSDDLIFLSGGGILGHPDGPAAGVQSIRDAWDAARSGIALPTYAENRPALASALSFFG from the coding sequence ATGAGTGATTCATCACGGGCGTCGCGCCCCGAGTTCGAGGCGACCTACCTGATCGAGACGCCGTTTCCGCTGGCCCAGGCGGCCGACGTGTTGGCCGGTGAGCAGTCCAGCGGCACGTTTGTACGGGTGGCGGGCGAGACCGATGACCTGCGTCAGCGCACCCGCGCCGAGGTCGTGAAGATCGAAGAACTGCCGTCGTTTGATACGCCCAGCCTGCCGAATGCGTTCCTGGATCGCCGCCAGAAGGGCGGGCCGTACAAGCGTGCTCACATCACTGTGCGTTTCCCCGAGGAAAACATCGGCAATAACCTGCCGACCTTGGCCGCGACGGTTACCGGCAACATCTACGACCTGGGCGAGATGACGGGCGTGAAGCTGCTGTCGCTCAAGCTGTCGCCATCCTACGTGAAGCAGTTCGATGCGCCGCGTCAGGGCGTGGCGGGCACACGGCGCTTGGTGGGGCGTGACAGCGGTCCGATTCTGGGCACGATCATCAAGCCGAACGTTGGCCTGTCGCCTGCCGACACCGCGCGCACCGTGGCGCAGCTGTGTGAAGCGGGCGTGGACTTCATCAAGGACGACGAGTGCATGGCAAACCCGCCGCACTCGCCGCTGGCCGAGCGCGTGCGTGCCGTGATGCGGGTGATCAATGATCACGCCCAGCGTACTGGTCGCAAGGTGATGTACGCCTTCAATATCTCGGACGAACTGGATGCCATGCGTCGGCATGCGGCTCTGGTCGAAGCCGAAGGCGGCACCTGCGTGATGGCAAGCGTGAACTGGTGTGGCTACAGCGCGATGCAAAGCCTGCGCCGGTCTACCTCGCTGGCCATTCACGGGCATCGCAACGGCCTGGCCATGATGACGCGTCATCCGTCGCTGGGTATTGCGTTCCAGCCCTACCAGGTCATGTGGCGTCTGGCCGGTGTCGATCAATTGCACGTGAACGGCCTGGCGGGCAAGTTCTACGAGCATGACGATAGCGTGGCCGCTTCGGCGCGGGATTGCCTGACACCCCTGGGTGGTTATGATGCGGTGATGCCGGTATTTTCGTCAGGGCAGTGGGCGGGCACGGTGCCGCCGACCTTCGCGGCGGTGGGCAGCGACGACTTGATCTTCCTGTCGGGCGGCGGCATTCTGGGCCACCCCGATGGCCCGGCTGCCGGCGTGCAAAGCATTCGGGATGCATGGGACGCCGCGCGCAGCGGGATTGCGTTGCCGACGTATGCGGAAAACCGTCCTGCGCTGGCCAGTGCGCTGTCGTTCTTTGGTTGA
- the ftsH gene encoding ATP-dependent zinc metalloprotease FtsH translates to MNNMFSKVAVWMVIALVLFTVFKQFEGRARPQDTVSYSQFMDDAKAGRIQKVDVQSDVLYVTPSDGRPYTLTSPGDLWMVGDLMKFGVQVSGKAKEEPSLLMSIFVSWFPMLLLIGVWIFFMRQMQGGGRGGAFSFGKSRAKVLDETTNPITFADVAGCDEAKEDVFELVEFLRDPSKFQKLGGRIPRGVLMVGSPGTGKTLLAKAIAGEAKVPFFSISGSDFVEMFVGVGAARVRDMFENAKKQSPCIIFIDEIDAVGRQRGAGLGGGNDEREQTLNQMLVEMDGFEASQGVIVIAATNRPDVLDPALLRPGRFDRQVVVPLPDIRGRDQILKVHMRKVPLSTDVDANTLARGTPGFSGADLANLVNEAALFAARRNGRTVEMGDFEKAKDKIIMGAERRSMIMPEEERRNTAYHESGHAIVARKLPKTDPVHKVTIIPRGRALGVTMQLPEGDRYSTDKERMLNTIAVLFGGRIAEEIFMNQMTTGASNDFERATAIARDMVTRYGMTDSLGPMVYAENEGEVFLGRSVTNTTKMSEATMQMVDSEIRKIIDEQYQVARKILEENREAVEVMTRALLEWETIDADQINDICDGRPPRAPTPPGSSGNNPTTPPTSGLTPNAAAPA, encoded by the coding sequence TTGAACAATATGTTCTCCAAAGTAGCGGTCTGGATGGTGATCGCCCTCGTGCTGTTCACGGTCTTCAAGCAGTTTGAAGGTCGTGCCCGGCCGCAGGACACAGTGTCGTATTCGCAGTTCATGGACGACGCCAAAGCCGGACGCATCCAGAAGGTCGACGTCCAGAGCGATGTGCTCTACGTGACGCCGTCCGATGGCCGCCCCTACACCCTCACGTCGCCCGGCGACCTGTGGATGGTTGGCGATCTGATGAAGTTCGGTGTACAGGTGTCTGGCAAGGCCAAGGAAGAGCCGTCGCTGCTGATGAGCATCTTCGTGTCCTGGTTCCCGATGCTGCTGCTGATTGGCGTGTGGATCTTCTTCATGCGACAAATGCAAGGCGGTGGGCGCGGTGGTGCCTTCAGCTTCGGCAAGTCTCGCGCCAAGGTATTGGACGAAACCACGAACCCGATCACCTTCGCTGACGTCGCCGGTTGCGACGAAGCCAAGGAAGACGTGTTCGAGCTGGTCGAGTTCCTGCGCGACCCCAGCAAGTTCCAGAAGCTGGGTGGCCGTATTCCCCGTGGCGTGCTGATGGTCGGCTCGCCGGGTACCGGTAAAACCCTGCTGGCCAAGGCCATTGCCGGTGAAGCCAAGGTGCCGTTCTTCAGCATCTCGGGTTCGGACTTCGTGGAAATGTTCGTCGGCGTGGGCGCTGCCCGTGTCCGTGACATGTTCGAAAACGCCAAGAAGCAGTCGCCTTGCATCATCTTCATCGACGAAATCGATGCGGTGGGTCGTCAGCGTGGCGCAGGCCTGGGCGGCGGTAACGACGAGCGCGAACAGACGCTTAACCAGATGCTGGTGGAAATGGACGGCTTCGAAGCCAGCCAGGGCGTGATCGTGATCGCCGCTACCAACCGTCCGGACGTGCTTGACCCGGCGCTGCTGCGTCCGGGCCGTTTCGACCGTCAAGTCGTGGTGCCGCTGCCCGATATCCGTGGTCGCGACCAGATTCTGAAGGTCCACATGCGCAAGGTGCCGCTGTCCACCGACGTGGATGCAAACACCCTGGCACGCGGTACGCCTGGTTTCTCGGGTGCTGACCTGGCCAATCTGGTCAACGAAGCTGCGCTGTTCGCTGCTCGCCGCAACGGTCGTACCGTTGAAATGGGCGATTTCGAAAAGGCCAAGGACAAGATCATCATGGGTGCGGAACGTCGCTCGATGATCATGCCCGAGGAAGAGCGCCGCAACACCGCGTATCACGAGTCCGGCCATGCCATCGTGGCGCGCAAGCTGCCGAAGACCGATCCGGTGCACAAGGTCACCATCATCCCGCGCGGTCGTGCGCTGGGTGTGACCATGCAACTGCCGGAAGGCGATCGTTACAGCACCGACAAAGAGCGGATGCTGAACACCATCGCCGTGCTGTTCGGTGGTCGGATTGCCGAAGAGATCTTCATGAACCAGATGACCACTGGCGCATCGAACGACTTCGAACGTGCGACGGCCATTGCCCGTGACATGGTTACCCGCTACGGCATGACCGACAGCCTGGGGCCCATGGTCTACGCCGAGAACGAGGGTGAAGTATTCCTCGGTCGCAGCGTAACCAACACGACCAAAATGTCGGAAGCCACCATGCAGATGGTGGACAGCGAAATTCGCAAGATCATTGATGAGCAATACCAGGTTGCCCGCAAGATCCTGGAAGAAAATCGCGAAGCCGTGGAAGTCATGACGCGTGCTCTGCTGGAATGGGAAACCATCGATGCAGACCAGATCAACGATATCTGCGATGGTCGTCCGCCCCGTGCACCGACCCCGCCGGGCTCGTCGGGAAACAATCCCACCACGCCGCCCACGTCTGGTTTGACGCCGAACGCAGCAGCACCGGCTTGA
- a CDS encoding RlmE family RNA methyltransferase, producing MAKKKFSKEWIMQHINDPYVKLAKEKGYRARAAFKLTEILDSEKLLHINDVVVDLGSTPGSWSQIVSERLAGAGGTLRGRVIALDILPMEPIHGVEFIQGDFREDEVLSQLSQLVGNQQVDLVLSDMAPNLSGVGIADAARIQHVCDLALEFAKDHLKPDGALIVKAFHGTGFSQIVESFKTVFTRVVERKPKASRDKSSETFLVARNLKASVLAGRVESGN from the coding sequence ATGGCCAAGAAAAAGTTTTCCAAAGAATGGATCATGCAGCACATCAATGATCCATACGTAAAGTTGGCCAAAGAGAAGGGCTATCGGGCCCGTGCCGCTTTCAAGCTCACCGAGATTCTCGACAGCGAGAAATTGCTGCACATCAACGACGTGGTGGTCGATCTCGGGTCCACTCCTGGCAGTTGGTCGCAAATCGTAAGCGAGCGCCTGGCCGGTGCCGGCGGCACGCTGCGCGGTCGCGTGATCGCCCTCGACATCCTGCCTATGGAACCGATACACGGCGTGGAATTCATCCAGGGCGATTTCCGCGAAGACGAGGTCTTGTCCCAGTTGTCCCAATTGGTAGGCAATCAGCAGGTAGACCTTGTTCTTTCGGATATGGCCCCAAACTTGTCCGGAGTGGGGATCGCAGACGCCGCGCGCATTCAGCACGTCTGTGATCTGGCGCTGGAGTTTGCGAAGGATCATTTGAAACCTGATGGCGCGTTGATCGTCAAAGCGTTCCATGGAACCGGGTTTTCCCAGATCGTTGAGAGCTTCAAAACGGTTTTCACCCGTGTCGTGGAGCGCAAACCCAAGGCCTCGCGGGACAAATCGTCGGAAACCTTTCTTGTTGCACGGAACCTGAAGGCTTCGGTGCTCGCGGGAAGGGTAGAATCAGGTAATTAA
- the greA gene encoding transcription elongation factor GreA, translated as MAAIPLTVRGAERLKEELHRLKTVERPAVINAISEARAQGDLSENAEYDAAKEKQGFVEGRIGELEGKLSNAQIIDPTTLDAEGRIVFGATVDLEDLESGDKVTYQVVGDDEADIRERKISVSSPIARALIGKSAGDVAEVQAPAGIREYEVLDVRYI; from the coding sequence ATGGCTGCCATTCCGCTGACCGTGCGCGGTGCCGAGCGCCTTAAAGAGGAACTGCATCGTCTGAAGACGGTCGAACGCCCCGCTGTCATCAATGCAATTTCCGAGGCACGCGCGCAGGGCGACCTGTCGGAAAATGCTGAATATGACGCCGCCAAGGAAAAACAGGGCTTCGTCGAAGGTCGTATCGGCGAATTGGAAGGCAAGTTGTCGAACGCGCAGATCATCGATCCGACCACCCTCGATGCAGAAGGCCGCATTGTGTTCGGTGCCACGGTTGACCTGGAAGACCTGGAGTCCGGTGACAAGGTGACGTATCAGGTCGTCGGTGACGACGAAGCCGATATTCGCGAGCGCAAGATCTCGGTGTCCAGCCCGATCGCGCGTGCTCTGATCGGCAAGTCGGCAGGCGACGTGGCCGAAGTCCAGGCACCTGCGGGCATCCGCGAGTACGAAGTCCTGGATGTGCGTTACATCTAA
- a CDS encoding TRAP transporter substrate-binding protein, translating into MSVTRRTVLRALAAAPALYLAPRFAHAAEFTYKYAHNLPITHPLHIRAQEAVDRIKKESNGRLEINIFPSNQLGGDTDMLSQVRSGGIELFTPSALVIATVVPVAAINAVGFAFANYDQVWKAMDGSLGAHVREAIGKANLYAFSKMWDNGYRQITTSNRPVQTAKDLEGTKIRVPVSPLSVSMFKGLGAAPASLQFSEVYSALQTKIVDAQENPLPIIQQAKLFEVQKFASLTNHIWDGYWFIANGRAFKRLPEDLQKLWESAFNDAGERQRDDLRKMNQSIQTDLESKGLKFNTAAPDSFQAKLREAGFYAEWKKKFGDQAWGLLENTVGKLA; encoded by the coding sequence ATGTCCGTCACCCGTCGCACCGTGTTGCGCGCGCTTGCTGCCGCGCCCGCTTTGTATCTGGCCCCGCGCTTCGCGCACGCTGCCGAGTTCACTTACAAGTACGCCCACAATCTGCCGATCACGCACCCGCTGCACATCCGTGCGCAGGAAGCCGTGGATCGCATCAAGAAAGAATCCAACGGCCGGCTTGAGATCAACATCTTCCCGAGCAACCAGCTGGGCGGTGACACCGACATGCTGTCGCAGGTGCGCAGCGGCGGCATCGAGTTGTTCACCCCCTCGGCGCTGGTGATTGCCACGGTCGTGCCGGTGGCGGCGATCAACGCAGTGGGCTTTGCGTTTGCCAACTACGACCAGGTCTGGAAGGCGATGGACGGCAGCCTTGGCGCGCATGTGCGCGAAGCCATCGGCAAGGCCAACCTGTATGCGTTTTCCAAGATGTGGGACAACGGTTATCGCCAGATCACCACCAGCAATCGCCCGGTGCAGACTGCGAAAGACCTGGAAGGCACGAAGATTCGTGTGCCGGTGAGCCCGCTGTCGGTGTCGATGTTCAAGGGGCTGGGTGCTGCACCCGCCAGTTTGCAGTTCAGCGAGGTCTATTCGGCCTTGCAGACCAAGATCGTGGATGCCCAGGAAAACCCGCTGCCGATCATTCAGCAGGCCAAGCTGTTTGAAGTGCAGAAGTTTGCCTCGCTGACCAATCACATCTGGGATGGCTACTGGTTCATTGCCAACGGCCGTGCTTTCAAGCGCTTGCCTGAAGACCTGCAGAAACTGTGGGAATCTGCTTTCAACGATGCGGGTGAGCGTCAACGCGACGACTTGCGCAAGATGAACCAGTCGATCCAGACCGATCTGGAAAGCAAGGGCCTGAAGTTCAACACCGCTGCGCCCGACAGCTTCCAGGCCAAGCTGCGCGAAGCGGGTTTCTACGCCGAGTGGAAGAAGAAGTTCGGTGATCAGGCTTGGGGTCTGCTCGAAAATACCGTCGGCAAACTGGCCTGA
- a CDS encoding TRAP transporter large permease subunit yields MHLADASVQPGNPVGTGGFLAAADRALGLLVEIPAALLVLAEIALLLASVIARYVFHTPLVWGDELASMMFLWLSMLGAVVALRRGEHMRMTALLSRVSPQARAFIDVLTIAASIAFMFMVFPHALEYAEEEAVVSTAALEISNAWRASAWPVGMGLMLLTGVLRLTRVATLKQAVSSLALVALIVGVFYLASPILMTLGKVNLIIFFVGVVAVNVFLGVPIAFGFALATFGYLALTTHTPLVVMVGRMDEGMSHMILLAVPMFIFLGMLIEMTGMARAMIGFLASLLGHVRGGLSYVLIGAMYLVSGISGSKIADMAAVAPALFPEMQKRGSKPGDLAALLSATGAQTETIPPSIVLITIGSVTGVSIAALFTGGLLPAAALGLVLGFIVWRRSRKQDLQGLVRATRKEILRTLWIALPAIVLPFLIRAAVVEGVATATEVSTIGIAYSVIAGLLLYRQFDWSRLPKMLVDTATLSGAIIFIVGAATAMAWGLTQSGFSRDLAALMTQIPGGTVGFLLVSIVAFAILGSVLEGIPAIVLFGPLLFPIAHAVGVHEVHYAMVVILAMSLGLFAPPFGVGFYGACAISKVDPDEAIPYMWGYLVALAIGTVIIALVPWISIGFL; encoded by the coding sequence ATGCACCTCGCTGATGCTTCGGTCCAGCCGGGTAACCCGGTTGGCACCGGCGGCTTTCTTGCCGCCGCTGACCGTGCGCTGGGCCTACTGGTCGAGATTCCCGCTGCCCTGCTGGTGCTCGCCGAGATCGCTTTGCTGCTGGCAAGTGTGATTGCCCGATACGTCTTCCACACGCCGCTGGTGTGGGGGGACGAACTCGCGTCGATGATGTTCCTGTGGTTGTCGATGCTGGGCGCGGTCGTGGCCTTGCGGCGCGGCGAACACATGCGCATGACGGCACTGTTGTCACGGGTCAGTCCGCAGGCACGGGCGTTCATCGACGTGCTGACGATTGCGGCGTCGATTGCCTTCATGTTCATGGTGTTCCCGCATGCGCTGGAATACGCCGAAGAAGAGGCGGTCGTCTCGACGGCGGCGCTTGAAATCAGCAACGCATGGCGGGCCTCGGCCTGGCCGGTGGGCATGGGCCTGATGTTGTTGACGGGTGTGCTGCGCCTGACGCGTGTCGCGACATTGAAGCAGGCCGTGTCGTCTCTGGCACTGGTTGCGCTGATCGTCGGCGTCTTCTACCTTGCCAGCCCGATCCTGATGACGCTGGGCAAAGTCAATCTGATCATCTTCTTTGTCGGGGTGGTGGCGGTCAATGTGTTCCTGGGTGTGCCGATTGCGTTCGGCTTTGCACTCGCCACCTTCGGCTACCTGGCGCTGACTACGCATACGCCGCTGGTCGTGATGGTCGGGCGCATGGACGAGGGCATGTCGCACATGATCTTGCTCGCGGTGCCGATGTTCATCTTCCTGGGCATGCTGATCGAGATGACCGGAATGGCACGCGCCATGATCGGTTTCCTGGCCAGCCTGCTGGGCCATGTGCGCGGCGGCCTGTCTTATGTGCTGATCGGTGCGATGTACCTGGTGTCGGGTATTTCGGGTTCCAAGATTGCCGACATGGCGGCCGTCGCCCCGGCCCTGTTCCCCGAGATGCAGAAGCGGGGTTCCAAGCCTGGTGACCTTGCCGCGCTGTTGTCGGCTACCGGCGCGCAAACCGAAACCATTCCGCCGTCCATCGTGCTGATCACCATTGGTTCGGTGACCGGTGTGTCCATCGCGGCGCTGTTCACGGGTGGTCTGCTGCCCGCCGCAGCGCTGGGCCTGGTGCTTGGTTTCATCGTCTGGCGTCGCAGCCGCAAACAGGATCTGCAAGGGCTGGTGCGTGCCACGCGCAAGGAAATTCTGCGCACGCTGTGGATCGCCTTGCCTGCCATCGTGTTGCCTTTCCTGATCCGCGCTGCGGTGGTGGAAGGTGTGGCAACGGCGACGGAAGTCTCGACCATTGGCATTGCGTACTCGGTGATCGCCGGCCTGTTGCTGTATCGCCAGTTCGACTGGAGCCGTCTGCCGAAGATGCTGGTCGATACCGCCACCTTGTCGGGTGCCATCATCTTCATCGTCGGCGCAGCTACTGCGATGGCCTGGGGTCTGACCCAATCTGGTTTCTCGCGTGACCTGGCGGCCCTGATGACGCAGATTCCTGGCGGCACCGTCGGCTTCCTGCTGGTCTCCATCGTGGCCTTTGCGATCCTGGGCAGTGTGCTGGAAGGCATTCCCGCCATCGTGTTGTTCGGACCGCTGCTGTTCCCGATTGCCCATGCGGTCGGGGTGCACGAAGTCCACTACGCCATGGTCGTGATCCTGGCGATGAGCCTGGGCCTGTTCGCACCGCCTTTCGGCGTAGGTTTCTACGGTGCCTGCGCGATCAGCAAGGTCGACCCGGACGAAGCGATTCCCTATATGTGGGGTTATCTGGTTGCGCTGGCCATCGGTACGGTGATCATCGCGCTGGTCCCCTGGATCTCCATCGGTTTCCTGTGA
- a CDS encoding VOC family protein has translation MSRFFGEVRQLGYVVHDIEKEMKHWTEVLGVGPFYYAERVPVQNFHYQGKPSPIEVSVALANSGPLQIELIQQRNDAPSMYKRFLDEGRTGLQHIAYWTEDFDNDVARLDKQGLIVGMSGDVGDKGRYVYYETETHPGTIIELSEVAGPKGRLFKLIREASQGWDGSDPVRKFPDLSTL, from the coding sequence ATGAGCCGCTTTTTTGGTGAAGTGCGTCAGCTGGGCTATGTGGTCCACGATATTGAAAAAGAAATGAAGCACTGGACGGAAGTCCTGGGCGTGGGTCCCTTCTATTACGCCGAGCGTGTGCCGGTGCAGAACTTCCACTACCAGGGCAAGCCCTCGCCCATCGAAGTGTCGGTGGCGCTGGCCAACTCGGGCCCGCTGCAGATCGAACTGATCCAGCAGCGCAACGATGCACCGTCGATGTACAAGCGTTTCCTGGACGAAGGCCGCACGGGTCTGCAACACATCGCCTACTGGACCGAAGACTTCGACAACGATGTCGCGCGTCTGGACAAGCAGGGCCTGATCGTCGGCATGAGCGGCGACGTGGGGGATAAAGGCCGCTATGTGTATTACGAGACCGAGACCCATCCGGGCACGATCATCGAGTTGTCTGAAGTTGCCGGTCCCAAAGGTCGCCTGTTCAAGCTGATCCGCGAAGCCTCGCAAGGCTGGGATGGCAGCGACCCAGTGCGCAAATTCCCTGATCTTTCTACGCTGTAG